From Hippea alviniae EP5-r, the proteins below share one genomic window:
- a CDS encoding DUF503 domain-containing protein: protein MEIDFRINDSFSLKDKRRVLKSIIEKSRRLFNISMAETDNNEMHNFATVGLSIVSRDDGRFIESVFDKILDFIENNFDVEIVDVRRDFL from the coding sequence ATGGAGATTGATTTTAGGATAAACGATAGCTTTTCTCTTAAGGATAAAAGAAGGGTATTGAAGAGTATTATTGAAAAAAGTAGGAGATTGTTTAATATATCGATGGCAGAGACAGACAACAACGAGATGCATAACTTTGCAACGGTTGGATTGAGCATAGTATCAAGGGATGATGGAAGGTTTATTGAGTCGGTGTTTGATAAAATTTTGGATTTTATTGAGAATAACTTTGATGTTGAGATAGTTGATGTTAGAAGGGATTTCCTATGA
- the rbfA gene encoding 30S ribosome-binding factor RbfA encodes MRRNSGFKRKDRVASEIKKAVSHILEVESGNERLKGITLTDVEMTEDLRIARIFVSSQNSDMNEELTLKELNNAKGFIRKNLAKKIRMKYMPQLEFEYDESIEYGFKIDAILKEIEKENEEKSGSDSEE; translated from the coding sequence ATGAGAAGAAACAGCGGATTTAAAAGAAAAGACAGGGTTGCAAGCGAGATAAAAAAGGCTGTATCCCATATATTGGAAGTGGAGAGTGGCAACGAAAGACTTAAGGGCATTACTTTGACCGATGTTGAGATGACAGAAGACTTAAGAATAGCAAGGATTTTTGTAAGTTCTCAGAATAGCGATATGAACGAAGAGCTAACACTCAAGGAGCTGAACAACGCTAAGGGCTTTATAAGAAAAAACCTTGCCAAAAAGATAAGAATGAAGTATATGCCGCAGCTTGAGTTTGAGTATGATGAGTCAATAGAGTATGGTTTTAAAATAGATGCAATTTTAAAGGAGATAGAAAAGGAAAATGAAGAGAAAAGTGGCTCAGATTCTGAAGAATGA
- a CDS encoding DHH family phosphoesterase — protein MKRKVAQILKNEDSFLIVSHKNPDGDAIGSSLALYSVLKELGKEVYVENPTKPAYTYDFLPDYDAIEPVGNSKDVKVVIAVDSAEMHRCGLKNEYVKDKLFINIDHHKTNPGFGDINIIEPDAAAVGCIVWDILKEGNLPISKRTAEYLYLSILTDTGSFRYSSTSPKTFAIAGELLKLGVEPWYISSNIYESEKPETYKLLSLVLDTLTLYHDGKLALVYVTQEMFKKTNTSADNTEGFVNYARSIRGVEVGVLLREDESNVFKISIRSKGNIDVSEVAVQFEGGGHKNAAGGTIRLPLNEAIERIVSAFAFLNE, from the coding sequence ATGAAGAGAAAAGTGGCTCAGATTCTGAAGAATGAAGACTCTTTTTTGATTGTTTCTCACAAAAACCCAGACGGCGATGCGATAGGTTCTTCTTTGGCTTTATACAGCGTTTTGAAAGAGTTGGGCAAGGAAGTGTATGTTGAAAATCCTACAAAACCTGCATACACATACGACTTTTTGCCCGACTATGATGCTATTGAGCCTGTAGGCAATTCAAAAGATGTTAAGGTTGTGATTGCCGTTGATAGTGCTGAGATGCACAGATGCGGGCTAAAGAATGAGTATGTGAAGGATAAACTGTTTATCAATATAGACCATCATAAAACCAATCCGGGTTTTGGCGATATCAACATTATTGAGCCTGATGCTGCAGCTGTAGGCTGTATAGTTTGGGATATATTAAAAGAGGGCAATCTGCCAATATCAAAAAGGACTGCCGAGTATCTATATTTAAGCATTCTCACCGATACAGGTTCGTTTAGATACTCATCAACCAGCCCTAAGACATTTGCTATAGCAGGAGAGCTTTTAAAATTGGGCGTTGAGCCTTGGTATATATCGTCAAACATTTATGAGTCTGAAAAACCCGAAACCTATAAACTTCTCTCTTTGGTTCTTGATACATTGACGCTTTATCATGATGGTAAGCTTGCACTTGTTTATGTAACGCAGGAGATGTTCAAGAAGACCAACACAAGCGCTGATAATACGGAGGGTTTTGTTAATTATGCCCGCAGTATAAGAGGTGTTGAAGTTGGTGTTCTTCTAAGGGAAGATGAGTCGAATGTATTTAAGATAAGCATACGCTCAAAGGGTAATATCGATGTTAGCGAAGTTGCTGTTCAGTTTGAAGGAGGTGGCCACAAAAACGCAGCAGGCGGAACAATAAGACTGCCACTAAACGAAGCGATAGAAAGAATAGTCTCTGCGTTTGCTTTTTTGAATGAATAG